TGGAAGCCAAAAACTCTACCGCCATGCTGACCACCTTCAACGAGGTCAACATGAAGCCCATCATGGATATCCGTAAGCAGTATCAGGATATCTTCGAGAAGAAGCACGGTATCCGTCTTGGCTTTATGTCTTTCTACGTGAAAGCCGTAACCGAAGCCCTGAAGCGCTTCCCGGAAGTGAACGCGGCTATCGATGGCGATGACATCGTTTACCACAACTACTTCGACGTGAGCATTGCTGTGTCTACTCCCCGTGGTCTGGTTACCCCGGTACTGCGTGACACCGACACCATGAGCCTGGCCGACATCGAAAAAGCGGTACGCGATCTGGCCATCAAGGGCCGTGACGGCAAGCTGACTGTGGAAGACATGACCGGCGGTAACTTCACCGTGACCAACGGTGGTGTATTCGGGTCGCTGATGTCTACCCCAATTCTGAACCTGCCTCAGAGCGCTATCCTCGGCATGCACGCCATCAAGGATCGCCCAATGGCAGTCAATGGTCAGGTTGAAATCCTGCCCATGATGTACCTGGCTCTTTCTTACGACCACCGTATTATCGATGGCCGTGAGTCTGTTGGCTTCCTGGTAACCATCAAGGAATTCCTGGAAGACCCAACCCGTCTGCTGCTGGACATCTAATCAGCACAGACAAAAAACCTCGTGACTGGCCCCTCGGGGCCAGTTGGATTTAAAACGTAGTATACGGATAGATCATCATGAACTTGCATGAGTATCAGGCAAAAGCCCTCTTTGCCGAATATGGTTTACCAGTGTCAGAAGGCTATGCCTGCGATACCCCTCAAGAAGCGGTTGAAGCGGCCGGTCGTATTGGCGGAAATATGTGGGTAGTCAAGTGTCAGGTACACGCTGGCGGCCGCGGTAAGGCTGGTGGCGTTAAAGTGACCGGCGACAAAGAAGAAATCCGCGCCTTCGCTGAAAAGTGGCTGGGCAAGAACCTGGTGACTTACCAGACTGACGAAAACGGTCAGCCTGTTGCCAAGATCCTGGTTGAAAGCTGCACCGACATCGCCAACGAACTGTACCTGGGTGCCGTAGTTGACCGCGCTACCCGTCGCGTAGTGTTCATGGCTTCTACCGAAGGTGGTGTGGAAATCGAAAAAGTGGCTGAAGAGACTCCAGAGCTCATTCACAAAGCCATCATCGATCCTATCACTGGTCCTCAGCCTTTCCAGGCCCGTGACCTTGGCTTCAAGCTGGGTCTGAACGCGACTCAAATGAAGCAGTTCACCAAGATCTTCATGGGCCTGGCCCAGATGTTCCTGGATCACGACTTCGCTCTGCTGGAAATCAACCCACTGGTAATCACTACCGAGGGTAACCTGCACTGCCTGGACGGCAAGATTGGTGTAGACGGTAACGCGCTGTTCCGTCAGCCAAAAATCAAAGACATGCACGATCCTTCTCAGGATGACGCCCGTGAAGCCCACGCTGCCAAGTTCGAACTGAACTACGTAGCTCTGGACGGTAACGTAGGCTGCATGGTGAACGGTGCTGGTCTGGCCATGGGTACCATGGACATCGTAAACCTGCACGGCGGTAAGCCAGCCAACTTCCTCGACGTAGGTGGTGGCGCGACCAAAGA
The window above is part of the Shewanella litorisediminis genome. Proteins encoded here:
- the sucC gene encoding ADP-forming succinate--CoA ligase subunit beta, which produces MNLHEYQAKALFAEYGLPVSEGYACDTPQEAVEAAGRIGGNMWVVKCQVHAGGRGKAGGVKVTGDKEEIRAFAEKWLGKNLVTYQTDENGQPVAKILVESCTDIANELYLGAVVDRATRRVVFMASTEGGVEIEKVAEETPELIHKAIIDPITGPQPFQARDLGFKLGLNATQMKQFTKIFMGLAQMFLDHDFALLEINPLVITTEGNLHCLDGKIGVDGNALFRQPKIKDMHDPSQDDAREAHAAKFELNYVALDGNVGCMVNGAGLAMGTMDIVNLHGGKPANFLDVGGGATKERVSEAFKIILSDSNVKAVLVNIFGGIVRCDMIAEGIIGAVKEVGVKVPVVVRLEGTNAELGAKVLAESGLDIIAAKSLTDAAQQVVKAAEGK
- the odhB gene encoding 2-oxoglutarate dehydrogenase complex dihydrolipoyllysine-residue succinyltransferase encodes the protein MSIEIKVPVLPESVADATIATWHVKPGEAVSRDQNLVDIETDKVVLEVVAPEDGHIAEFLAQEGETVLAEQVIAKFVAGAVAGQEVTKAQAEAAAPAAEAASDESNDALSPSVRRLIAEHNLDASKIKGTGVGGRITKEDVDAFVKSGAGKAAAPAAKAAAPVALSGDRSDKRVPMTRLRKTIASRLLEAKNSTAMLTTFNEVNMKPIMDIRKQYQDIFEKKHGIRLGFMSFYVKAVTEALKRFPEVNAAIDGDDIVYHNYFDVSIAVSTPRGLVTPVLRDTDTMSLADIEKAVRDLAIKGRDGKLTVEDMTGGNFTVTNGGVFGSLMSTPILNLPQSAILGMHAIKDRPMAVNGQVEILPMMYLALSYDHRIIDGRESVGFLVTIKEFLEDPTRLLLDI